The proteins below are encoded in one region of Segatella copri:
- the nadA gene encoding quinolinate synthase NadA: MVKKEWIEKGYVDEPVDEALDLKAEIRKLCKEKDAIILAHYYTVGEIQDIADFVGDSLALARKAAETDAQVMVMCGVHFMAETCKLLSPDKTVICPDLNAGCSLADSCKAEDLKKYKEEHPGYKVVSYVNTTAAVKALTDCVVTSGNAKKVIDSFPQNEKIIFGPDYNLGNYINSVTGRNMLLWNGGCHVHEKFSVEAIVKLKQKHPEAVVMAHLECKAPVLAVADVKGSTATMLHYAQEHPEIKEYIIATEAGILHELERNCPNVIFYPVPPEVSEGGVGCSCNECEYMKMNTLKKIYNALKFGWPTVEVAPEIAKKAVKPIEKMLSLS; encoded by the coding sequence ATGGTGAAAAAAGAATGGATTGAGAAAGGATACGTTGACGAACCAGTTGACGAAGCCTTGGACTTGAAAGCTGAAATCAGAAAGCTTTGCAAGGAGAAAGATGCTATTATCCTCGCCCACTACTATACGGTAGGTGAGATTCAGGACATCGCCGACTTTGTTGGCGACTCTCTGGCTTTGGCTCGTAAAGCTGCAGAAACCGATGCCCAGGTAATGGTTATGTGTGGCGTGCACTTCATGGCTGAGACATGCAAACTCTTGAGTCCTGACAAAACCGTAATCTGTCCTGACTTGAATGCTGGTTGCTCGCTTGCTGACAGCTGTAAGGCTGAGGATTTGAAAAAGTACAAGGAAGAGCATCCAGGATATAAGGTTGTGAGTTATGTAAACACTACGGCTGCAGTAAAGGCGCTGACTGATTGTGTAGTGACAAGCGGTAATGCCAAGAAGGTGATTGACAGTTTTCCACAGAACGAAAAAATCATCTTTGGTCCAGACTATAATCTCGGTAACTATATAAACAGCGTTACAGGCCGCAATATGTTGCTTTGGAACGGTGGTTGCCATGTACATGAGAAATTCTCTGTAGAGGCTATAGTTAAACTGAAGCAGAAGCATCCTGAGGCTGTTGTGATGGCTCACCTGGAGTGCAAGGCACCAGTACTTGCTGTAGCCGATGTAAAGGGCTCTACAGCCACCATGTTGCATTATGCCCAAGAGCATCCTGAAATCAAGGAGTATATTATCGCTACAGAGGCTGGTATCCTGCATGAGCTGGAGCGTAATTGTCCTAACGTAATTTTCTATCCCGTACCTCCAGAGGTAAGCGAGGGTGGAGTAGGTTGCAGCTGCAACGAGTGTGAGTATATGAAGATGAATACGCTCAAGAAGATATACAATGCATTGAAATTTGGTTGGCCAACAGTTGAAGTGGCTCCTGAAATAGCGAAAAAAGCGGTCAAACCAATAGAAAAGATGTTGTCACTATCGTAG
- a CDS encoding glycosyltransferase family 9 protein, with translation MKTEHILVIRFSAMGDVAMTVPVIKSLAKQYPKVRITVLSRPFARPFFEDLAPNVGFMEADIKEEYKGVKGLNALYRRLIAKQFTAIADLHSVLRSDYLRMRFNLDNFKVAHIDKHRKGKRKLVASNGKKLVQQPTSFQNYADVFAQLGYPIHMDFTSIYGDGKQGDLSILPQEVFGVGENAISLEDKHITEPWIGIAPFAAHEGKIYPIQLMEKVIQRLIHNHPHAHIFLFGGGKDETPVMNDWAEKYPQLINASSHLNGLKQELILISHLHVMVSMDSANMHLASLVNTPVVSIWGATHPYAGFMGWHQDPANAVQLDLPCRPCSIYGNKPCARGDFACMKNISPELVTEKIDSVLNKR, from the coding sequence ATGAAAACTGAGCATATCCTGGTAATTAGATTTTCAGCCATGGGCGATGTAGCCATGACCGTACCTGTAATTAAATCTTTGGCCAAACAATACCCGAAAGTAAGAATTACTGTGCTCAGTCGTCCCTTTGCCCGTCCTTTCTTTGAAGACTTGGCTCCTAACGTTGGATTTATGGAAGCTGATATCAAGGAGGAATACAAAGGGGTGAAAGGACTCAACGCACTCTATCGCCGATTGATAGCCAAACAGTTTACAGCAATTGCCGATTTACATAGCGTGCTGCGTTCCGATTATCTGCGTATGCGCTTCAACCTGGATAACTTCAAGGTTGCACATATTGACAAACATCGCAAGGGAAAACGCAAGCTGGTAGCTTCTAATGGTAAAAAACTTGTGCAGCAACCTACATCGTTCCAAAACTATGCTGATGTTTTTGCACAACTTGGATATCCTATCCACATGGATTTCACATCTATCTATGGGGATGGAAAACAAGGAGATTTAAGTATCTTACCACAGGAGGTATTCGGAGTAGGAGAGAATGCTATCTCACTAGAAGACAAGCACATAACAGAGCCGTGGATTGGTATTGCTCCCTTCGCTGCACACGAGGGAAAAATATATCCGATACAACTGATGGAAAAAGTTATCCAGCGACTTATCCACAATCATCCACACGCTCATATCTTCCTTTTCGGTGGAGGCAAAGACGAAACACCAGTGATGAACGACTGGGCTGAGAAGTATCCACAGCTCATTAACGCTTCTTCTCATCTTAACGGATTGAAACAGGAACTCATCCTGATTAGTCATCTGCACGTTATGGTGAGCATGGATAGTGCCAATATGCACTTGGCATCGCTTGTAAACACTCCTGTAGTAAGCATCTGGGGAGCTACCCATCCATACGCAGGTTTCATGGGCTGGCATCAGGATCCTGCCAATGCCGTACAGCTTGACTTACCTTGCCGCCCTTGCAGTATCTATGGTAACAAGCCTTGCGCTAGGGGAGACTTCGCATGTATGAAAAATATCTCTCCTGAACTGGTAACAGAAAAAATTGATTCTGTTTTGAACAAAAGATAG
- a CDS encoding DUF4254 domain-containing protein — protein MTFTEKANKIFNQAIADYHIKDNIDTPINNPYQEGSIENCLYLKCWIDTVQWHFEDIIRDPQIDPAEALVLKRRIDKSNQDRTDLVEQIDTYFRETYKDVKVQDDARINTESPAWAVDRLSILALKIYHMKEQVERPEASAEHKAKCQAKLDVLLEQQVDLSTAIDQLLEDIEAGRKYMKVYRQMKMYNDPSTNPVLYKK, from the coding sequence ATGACATTTACAGAAAAAGCCAATAAGATATTTAATCAGGCGATAGCCGATTATCATATCAAAGACAACATTGATACACCAATCAATAATCCATATCAGGAAGGTAGCATCGAGAACTGCCTTTATCTGAAGTGCTGGATTGACACAGTACAGTGGCATTTCGAGGATATTATCCGTGATCCTCAGATAGACCCGGCTGAAGCACTCGTATTGAAGCGCAGAATCGACAAGAGCAACCAGGACAGAACAGACCTCGTTGAGCAAATCGATACTTACTTCCGCGAAACATACAAAGACGTGAAGGTTCAGGATGATGCACGCATCAACACTGAGAGTCCTGCATGGGCTGTTGACCGCTTGAGTATTCTTGCCCTCAAGATTTATCACATGAAGGAGCAGGTGGAACGCCCGGAAGCTTCGGCTGAGCACAAAGCGAAATGCCAAGCCAAACTGGATGTACTCCTGGAACAGCAGGTAGACCTTTCTACAGCTATCGACCAACTCTTGGAAGATATCGAGGCTGGACGCAAATACATGAAGGTTTACCGACAGATGAAGATGTACAACGATCCTTCAACCAATCCTGTACTCTACAAGAAATAA
- a CDS encoding acyl carrier protein, producing MSEIESKVKAIIVDKLGVDEAEVKPEASFTNDLGADSLDTVELIMEFEKEFSISIPDDKAEKIATVGDAISYIEENAK from the coding sequence ATGTCAGAAATTGAAAGCAAAGTAAAGGCAATTATCGTTGATAAACTCGGTGTTGATGAGGCTGAAGTTAAGCCAGAGGCAAGCTTCACAAATGATCTTGGTGCAGATTCTTTGGATACTGTAGAGTTGATCATGGAGTTCGAGAAGGAGTTCTCTATCTCTATCCCAGACGATAAGGCTGAGAAGATTGCTACTGTAGGTGACGCTATCTCTTACATTGAGGAGAACGCTAAGTAA
- the fabF gene encoding beta-ketoacyl-ACP synthase II: MELKRVVVTGLGAVTPVGNTPEETWESLLAGKSGAAPITHFDTTLFKTKFACEVKGLNINDWIDRKEARKLDRYTQLAMIAAMQGVKDANIDLEKEDLNNVGVVFGVGIGGIKTFEDEVKYYGTHEENGPKFNPFFIPKMIADIASGQISIHFGFHGPNYTTTSACASSSNALADAFNLIRLGKANIIVSGGAEAAICACGVGGFNAMHALSTRNDDPEHASRPFSASRDGFIMGEGAGCLILEELEHAKARGAKIYAEMVGEGESADAYHITASHPEGLGAKLVMERALADANLKPEDIDYINVHGTSTHVGDISEAKAIKAVFGDAAYKLNISSTKSMTGHLLGAAGAVEAMACVLSVKNDIVPPTINHEEGDNDPELDYNLNFTFNKAQKREVRAALSNTFGFGGHNCCVVFKKYAE; this comes from the coding sequence ATGGAATTAAAGAGAGTTGTTGTAACAGGTCTCGGTGCTGTGACTCCAGTTGGTAATACTCCTGAGGAAACTTGGGAGAGCCTCCTTGCTGGTAAGAGCGGTGCTGCGCCTATTACTCATTTCGATACAACCCTTTTCAAGACCAAGTTCGCTTGCGAGGTTAAAGGCCTGAACATCAATGATTGGATTGATCGTAAGGAAGCTCGCAAGCTTGACCGTTATACCCAGTTGGCTATGATTGCTGCCATGCAGGGTGTAAAGGATGCTAATATCGATCTTGAGAAGGAAGACTTGAACAACGTTGGCGTTGTATTTGGTGTAGGTATCGGTGGTATCAAGACTTTCGAGGATGAGGTGAAGTACTATGGTACTCACGAGGAGAATGGTCCAAAGTTTAACCCATTCTTCATCCCTAAGATGATTGCAGATATCGCTTCAGGTCAGATTTCCATCCACTTTGGATTCCACGGACCAAACTACACTACTACATCTGCATGTGCTTCTTCAAGCAATGCATTGGCTGATGCCTTCAACCTGATTCGTTTGGGTAAGGCAAACATCATCGTTAGCGGTGGTGCAGAGGCTGCTATCTGCGCTTGTGGCGTAGGTGGTTTCAATGCTATGCATGCATTGTCAACACGTAATGATGACCCAGAGCATGCTTCACGTCCGTTCAGCGCAAGCCGTGATGGATTTATCATGGGCGAGGGTGCAGGTTGCTTGATTCTCGAGGAACTTGAGCACGCTAAGGCTCGTGGTGCGAAGATTTATGCTGAGATGGTAGGTGAGGGCGAGAGTGCCGATGCTTATCACATCACAGCATCTCATCCTGAGGGTCTTGGTGCTAAGCTCGTTATGGAGCGTGCACTTGCTGATGCCAATCTGAAGCCAGAGGACATTGACTATATCAATGTTCACGGTACATCTACCCACGTAGGTGATATCTCAGAGGCTAAGGCTATCAAGGCTGTCTTCGGTGATGCAGCTTACAAGCTCAACATCAGTTCTACCAAGTCAATGACTGGTCACCTCCTTGGTGCTGCTGGTGCAGTAGAGGCTATGGCTTGTGTTCTTAGTGTGAAGAACGATATCGTTCCTCCTACTATCAACCACGAAGAGGGTGATAATGATCCAGAGCTCGATTACAACTTGAACTTTACCTTCAACAAAGCTCAGAAGCGTGAGGTTCGTGCTGCATTGAGTAATACTTTCGGATTCGGCGGTCACAACTGCTGTGTAGTATTCAAGAAGTATGCTGAATAA
- the rnc gene encoding ribonuclease III — protein MLNNFIDRIKLSFRKDKELYLSLYEILGFYPHDISYYKMALLHKSIMHRNSKGKPVNNERLEFLGDAVLDAVVGDIVYQHFPGKREGFLTNTRSKLVQRDTLNKLAQEMGINQLILSNGHSSSHNSYMGGNAFEALVGAIYLDRGYDACMYFMQKRILAQMINIDKVAYKEVNFKSKLIEWSQKNRVKLDFVMLDQQKDKNGSPIFTYQVVLEGVEGGVGKGYSKKESQQVASKTSLEKLRKEPQYIDAVFTAKANRTKMEEEPVENVPNTEVKDDFIISQDADAQNAPVEEKHINVFKEEVFTEKSAETAQETEVQVEVKDEKKESDEFDLSDITAQPKELSREEIIAAAEAAAFGNDE, from the coding sequence ATGCTGAATAATTTTATAGATAGGATAAAGCTCTCTTTCCGCAAGGATAAAGAGCTTTATTTGTCTTTATATGAAATCCTCGGTTTTTATCCTCACGACATCAGCTACTACAAGATGGCGCTGTTGCACAAGAGCATCATGCACCGCAATTCTAAGGGAAAACCAGTGAACAACGAGCGGTTGGAGTTCTTGGGTGATGCGGTTTTGGATGCTGTAGTAGGAGATATCGTGTACCAGCATTTCCCTGGCAAGCGTGAGGGATTCCTTACCAATACCCGAAGCAAGCTAGTGCAGCGTGATACGCTGAATAAACTGGCACAGGAAATGGGCATCAACCAGCTGATTCTTTCTAATGGCCACAGTTCTTCTCATAACAGTTATATGGGAGGAAATGCGTTCGAAGCTTTGGTAGGTGCCATTTATCTGGACCGTGGTTACGATGCCTGCATGTATTTTATGCAGAAACGTATTCTGGCACAAATGATAAACATCGATAAGGTGGCTTATAAGGAGGTTAACTTCAAGAGCAAACTCATCGAATGGAGCCAGAAAAACCGCGTGAAGCTGGATTTCGTTATGCTAGACCAGCAAAAAGACAAGAATGGTAGCCCGATTTTCACCTATCAGGTTGTACTCGAAGGTGTTGAAGGTGGAGTAGGAAAGGGCTATTCCAAGAAGGAAAGCCAGCAGGTGGCTTCTAAGACTAGCTTGGAAAAACTGCGCAAAGAACCACAGTATATTGATGCTGTGTTCACAGCTAAGGCTAACCGCACCAAGATGGAAGAGGAACCTGTTGAAAACGTGCCTAACACAGAAGTGAAAGACGATTTCATCATCTCGCAGGATGCTGATGCACAAAACGCACCGGTAGAGGAAAAGCACATCAATGTTTTCAAAGAGGAGGTTTTCACAGAGAAATCTGCCGAAACTGCCCAGGAAACTGAAGTGCAGGTCGAGGTGAAGGATGAAAAGAAGGAGAGTGATGAGTTCGATTTGAGCGACATCACGGCTCAGCCTAAGGAATTATCAAGAGAAGAGATTATTGCCGCTGCCGAAGCGGCTGCTTTCGGTAACGATGAGTAA
- a CDS encoding GH3 auxin-responsive promoter family protein, whose product MSLTTIVSNVFKPRQKELEKYVYDAEHLQHKVLMHLINKGKNTEYGVKHLLNTTNSYDKFAQNIPVNTYEELKGDIDRMRHGEKDILWPGLVKWYAKSSGTTNDKSKFIPVSHDGLHGIHYAGGFDAVAYYLRNNPKSRLFDGKSLILGGSHSPNYNVSDSLVGDLSAILIENINPLANLVRVPKKSTALLSDFEVKRDLIARETMNKNVTNISGVPSWMLSVLVRVMELSGKKHLEEVWPNLEVFFHGGIAFTPYRKQYEQLITSPNMHYMETYNASEGFFGLQDDPADPAMSLMIDYDVFYEFIPMDEFGSENPTVVPLWGVEVGKNYAMVITTSCGLWRYLIGDTVQFTSKNPYKFVITGRTKYFINAFGEELIMDNAEKGLAYACEKTGAQVSDYTAAPVYMDSNAKCRHQWLIEFSQEPANLDEFASLLDQKLQEINSDYEAKRFHDVTLQHLEIVKAKPGLFNEWLKSKGKLGGQHKIPRLSNSRKNIDEMLMMNK is encoded by the coding sequence ATGAGTTTAACAACGATAGTAAGTAACGTCTTCAAACCTCGGCAGAAGGAGTTGGAGAAGTATGTCTATGATGCAGAACATTTGCAGCATAAAGTGCTTATGCACCTTATAAATAAAGGAAAAAATACTGAATATGGTGTCAAGCATTTATTAAATACCACCAACAGTTATGATAAATTTGCACAGAATATTCCTGTCAATACCTACGAGGAGTTGAAGGGGGATATCGACCGTATGCGTCATGGCGAAAAGGATATTCTATGGCCGGGACTGGTAAAATGGTATGCCAAGTCATCTGGCACCACCAACGATAAGAGTAAGTTTATCCCGGTTTCTCATGATGGCTTGCATGGCATTCATTATGCCGGAGGCTTTGATGCCGTAGCCTATTATCTGCGCAATAATCCGAAGAGCAGACTCTTTGATGGCAAGAGCCTTATCTTAGGTGGAAGCCATTCGCCTAACTATAATGTGTCGGATAGTCTGGTGGGTGACCTGAGCGCTATCCTCATCGAAAATATCAATCCGCTTGCCAATCTGGTGCGTGTTCCTAAGAAGTCAACCGCTCTCCTGAGCGATTTCGAAGTGAAACGCGACCTTATTGCCCGCGAAACGATGAATAAGAACGTAACCAATATCTCGGGTGTTCCTAGCTGGATGCTTAGTGTGCTGGTGCGTGTCATGGAACTTTCCGGCAAGAAGCATCTGGAAGAGGTATGGCCTAATCTGGAGGTATTCTTCCATGGCGGTATTGCCTTTACTCCTTACCGCAAGCAGTATGAACAGCTCATCACTTCGCCTAACATGCATTATATGGAGACTTATAATGCCAGCGAGGGATTCTTCGGACTGCAGGATGATCCGGCAGACCCAGCCATGTCGCTTATGATAGATTATGATGTATTCTACGAGTTTATCCCTATGGACGAATTCGGCAGCGAGAATCCTACCGTTGTGCCTCTCTGGGGTGTTGAGGTAGGCAAGAACTACGCTATGGTCATCACCACTTCCTGTGGTTTGTGGCGCTATCTCATCGGCGATACGGTTCAGTTTACCAGCAAGAATCCTTATAAGTTTGTCATTACCGGCCGTACCAAGTACTTTATTAATGCATTTGGCGAGGAACTGATCATGGATAATGCCGAGAAGGGATTGGCTTATGCCTGCGAGAAGACGGGTGCTCAGGTTTCTGATTATACCGCTGCGCCGGTTTATATGGACAGTAATGCCAAATGCCGTCACCAGTGGCTCATAGAGTTCTCTCAGGAGCCAGCCAACCTCGATGAATTTGCCAGTCTGTTAGACCAGAAGCTGCAGGAAATCAACAGCGATTACGAGGCCAAGCGCTTTCACGACGTTACCCTCCAGCATCTGGAGATAGTGAAGGCTAAGCCGGGACTCTTCAATGAATGGCTAAAGAGCAAGGGCAAGTTAGGTGGACAGCATAAGATTCCACGCTTGAGCAACAGCCGCAAGAACATTGATGAGATGCTCATGATGAACAAATAA
- a CDS encoding Ig-like domain-containing domain: MIQLNDIKSKLKANSLFLPFYVLAFLMLASCAKMGQPDGGWFDETPPKVIGASPADKGVNVKQKKVNIYFDEYIKVDNPTEKVVVSPPQLEVPEIKASGKHIQISLVDSLKPNTTYTIDFSDAISDNNEGNPMGNYTYSFSTGEVIDTMEVSGYVLESENLEPIKGILVGLYADHADSAFKTKPMLRVSRTDSRGRFVIKGVAPGSYRIYALQDMDGNYIFSQKSEKLAFSHDIIVPSSKPDVRQDTTWIDSLHIKSIDQVNYTHFLPDNVVLRAFTELVSDRFFLKAERQKANCFSLYYSYGDSILPQIKGLNFNEKDAFILEKSEKNDTLTYWLKDTALVNQDTLNIELTYRMTDSTGVLRNQTDTLEILSKEPYEKRMKAQAKELEKWTKKQEKLKKKGEPYDSVMAVKPLDVQMSVSSQLDPDKNVIFTFNTPLAKADTAGIHLYAKHDTLWYRAPMEFKPLGNRKYILRGEWRPDIEYSLEVDSAAFQDIYGLVSKPVKQGFKVNSLDTYGTLLINVTHDFENHPLLVQLLNAQDQVVKEVKAVNGVAEFYYLKPEKYYMRLIVDRNGNGKWDTGCYDKDEQAEEVYYYPDVIECKAKWDLTESWDPTARELSRQKPGAITKQKPDKEKKVKNQNAQRAKKLGIEYIPKL; encoded by the coding sequence ATGATTCAATTGAACGACATAAAGAGCAAGTTGAAGGCAAATTCACTGTTTCTGCCTTTCTACGTCTTAGCTTTCCTCATGTTGGCATCCTGTGCCAAGATGGGACAGCCGGATGGTGGTTGGTTCGACGAAACTCCTCCTAAGGTGATTGGAGCTTCGCCAGCCGATAAGGGCGTAAATGTGAAGCAGAAGAAGGTGAATATCTATTTCGACGAATATATCAAGGTAGATAATCCTACCGAGAAAGTGGTTGTTTCGCCTCCGCAGCTCGAAGTGCCTGAAATCAAGGCTTCGGGCAAGCATATTCAGATTTCTCTGGTAGATTCGCTCAAGCCGAATACTACTTATACCATCGACTTTTCCGATGCCATCAGCGATAATAACGAGGGCAATCCGATGGGAAACTATACCTACAGTTTCTCTACCGGCGAGGTCATCGATACGATGGAGGTATCGGGATATGTGCTCGAATCGGAGAATCTGGAGCCTATCAAGGGTATTCTGGTAGGTCTTTACGCTGATCATGCCGATTCAGCCTTCAAGACCAAGCCTATGCTGCGTGTAAGCCGTACCGACAGCCGTGGTCGCTTCGTCATAAAAGGTGTGGCTCCGGGCTCTTACCGCATCTATGCCCTGCAGGATATGGATGGCAACTATATATTTAGCCAGAAAAGCGAAAAACTCGCTTTTTCTCATGATATTATCGTGCCGTCAAGCAAGCCGGATGTACGACAGGATACTACATGGATTGATTCCTTGCATATCAAGTCGATAGATCAGGTTAATTATACTCATTTCCTACCGGATAATGTAGTGCTCCGTGCCTTTACCGAACTGGTTTCCGACCGCTTCTTCCTCAAGGCAGAGCGTCAGAAGGCCAACTGCTTCTCGCTCTATTACAGTTATGGTGATTCTATCCTGCCACAGATCAAGGGCTTGAATTTTAATGAGAAAGATGCCTTTATTCTGGAAAAATCGGAGAAGAACGATACGCTTACCTATTGGCTCAAGGATACGGCGCTGGTCAACCAGGATACGCTGAATATAGAGCTTACTTACCGTATGACAGACAGTACGGGCGTGCTCCGCAACCAGACTGATACGCTCGAAATTCTTTCGAAGGAACCTTACGAAAAGCGTATGAAGGCGCAGGCTAAGGAACTGGAGAAATGGACCAAGAAGCAGGAAAAACTGAAGAAGAAGGGTGAACCTTATGATAGCGTGATGGCTGTAAAACCACTTGATGTTCAGATGAGTGTCTCTTCTCAGCTCGATCCTGACAAGAATGTTATCTTCACCTTCAATACGCCGCTTGCCAAGGCCGATACAGCAGGCATTCATCTCTATGCCAAGCATGATACGCTATGGTATAGGGCGCCGATGGAGTTTAAGCCGCTGGGCAACCGCAAGTATATTCTGAGAGGCGAGTGGCGTCCGGACATAGAATATAGTCTGGAGGTTGATTCTGCCGCGTTCCAAGACATCTACGGACTTGTATCTAAACCTGTGAAACAGGGTTTCAAGGTCAATTCCCTGGATACTTACGGCACGCTGCTCATTAATGTAACTCACGATTTCGAAAATCATCCGCTCCTCGTTCAGCTACTCAATGCGCAGGATCAGGTGGTGAAAGAAGTGAAGGCTGTGAACGGAGTAGCCGAATTCTATTATCTCAAGCCGGAGAAGTATTACATGCGTCTGATAGTAGACCGCAACGGCAACGGCAAGTGGGATACAGGCTGCTATGATAAGGATGAACAGGCAGAAGAGGTGTATTACTATCCAGACGTGATAGAATGCAAGGCTAAATGGGATTTAACCGAGAGTTGGGATCCTACGGCCCGTGAACTTTCCCGTCAGAAGCCTGGTGCCATTACCAAGCAGAAGCCTGATAAAGAAAAGAAAGTTAAGAACCAGAATGCGCAACGTGCCAAGAAACTTGGCATCGAGTACATTCCTAAATTATAA
- a CDS encoding DUF3108 domain-containing protein, with product MKTIKSFGIALLLLLVSTTVSAQCTFRNTAFKSGEFLTYNLYYNWKFVWVKAGNASMSIVQTTRHGKPAYRGSLVTRGNKRVDDIFVLRDTLLCYSGTDMAPMYFRKGAHEGKRYTVDEVFYSYSGGRCHLKQHRQQHDGKHVWKNATYDDCVFDMMNIFLRARSFNPANWKKGYTVKFPIADGKNRTPAQIKFAGKVTIKADNGVKYRCLRLAYMEYEDRKYKRIVDFYVTDDENHIPIRLDMFLKFGAAKAFLVGMKGVRNPVSSIVK from the coding sequence ATGAAAACGATCAAATCATTCGGGATTGCATTATTGCTACTTCTGGTCAGCACTACGGTGTCTGCCCAGTGTACCTTCCGTAATACAGCCTTCAAGTCGGGTGAGTTCCTTACTTACAATCTGTATTACAATTGGAAGTTTGTTTGGGTAAAAGCTGGTAATGCCAGTATGTCTATCGTTCAAACCACCCGTCATGGTAAGCCTGCTTATCGCGGTTCTCTTGTTACAAGAGGCAATAAGCGTGTAGATGATATCTTTGTGCTTCGCGACACTCTGCTCTGCTACAGCGGCACCGATATGGCGCCTATGTATTTCCGTAAGGGAGCTCACGAGGGCAAGCGCTATACGGTAGATGAGGTATTCTACAGCTATTCTGGCGGTAGGTGTCATCTCAAACAGCACCGTCAGCAGCATGATGGTAAGCATGTATGGAAGAATGCCACCTACGATGATTGTGTTTTTGACATGATGAACATCTTCCTGCGTGCCCGCAGTTTCAATCCTGCCAACTGGAAGAAGGGTTATACCGTAAAATTCCCTATTGCTGATGGAAAGAACCGCACTCCAGCTCAGATAAAGTTTGCTGGTAAGGTTACCATCAAGGCAGATAATGGTGTGAAGTACCGTTGCCTGCGCCTTGCCTATATGGAGTATGAGGATCGCAAGTATAAGAGAATCGTAGATTTCTATGTAACCGATGATGAGAATCATATTCCTATCCGTCTGGATATGTTCCTCAAATTTGGTGCTGCCAAGGCATTCCTCGTAGGAATGAAGGGTGTGAGAAATCCGGTTTCTTCAATCGTGAAATAA
- a CDS encoding sensor histidine kinase, giving the protein MKTNRTKILSTTALIAVLCMQLFWMWNSFEMTVHQMGFETPWNLAPDVRAQALLAAFYESKFTVLTSLLTTVVIILSLIDQINYIDEQERVRLLREDFSYAMVHDMKSPLTSIIMGTKYLHSDVLEKKPEMKEKYFCIVEDEAQHLLALINRLLTISKLEHGKLSIQKAEIDLEAMIEDVVDKYKAKSAKPIHITTLFGATSALADEEYLKEAISNIVDNATKYSKEEINIQISTSENDKNVYIKIYDEGIGIARSEMKTIFNRFERAAEHERDARKTRGGFGIGLNYVLQVINAHGGKVSVKSEKGKWSEFTISLPK; this is encoded by the coding sequence ATGAAAACGAATAGAACCAAAATACTCAGCACCACGGCGCTGATAGCCGTGCTCTGCATGCAGCTGTTCTGGATGTGGAACTCCTTCGAGATGACCGTTCACCAGATGGGGTTTGAAACACCCTGGAACCTGGCACCGGATGTCAGGGCACAGGCCCTGCTCGCAGCCTTTTACGAAAGCAAGTTCACCGTTCTCACCTCTCTCCTCACCACGGTGGTCATCATCCTGAGCCTTATCGACCAAATCAACTATATCGATGAGCAGGAAAGGGTTCGCCTGCTGCGCGAGGATTTCTCCTATGCAATGGTTCACGACATGAAGTCGCCGCTCACCTCCATCATCATGGGAACCAAATATCTGCACAGCGACGTACTGGAGAAGAAGCCGGAAATGAAGGAGAAATATTTCTGTATCGTAGAAGACGAGGCACAGCATCTGCTTGCTCTCATCAACCGCCTGCTTACCATCTCAAAACTGGAACATGGTAAACTGAGCATCCAGAAGGCTGAAATAGATCTGGAGGCGATGATAGAGGATGTGGTGGATAAATACAAGGCGAAATCGGCGAAACCGATTCATATCACCACCCTATTCGGAGCCACTTCGGCACTGGCAGATGAGGAATATCTGAAGGAGGCTATCAGCAATATAGTAGATAACGCCACCAAATACTCGAAGGAAGAAATCAACATTCAGATTTCCACCTCCGAGAATGACAAAAATGTATATATCAAGATATACGATGAGGGTATCGGCATAGCCAGAAGTGAGATGAAAACAATCTTCAACCGCTTTGAGCGTGCTGCTGAGCACGAAAGAGACGCCCGGAAGACCCGTGGCGGCTTCGGTATCGGCCTGAACTACGTGCTGCAGGTAATCAATGCCCATGGCGGCAAAGTAAGCGTAAAGAGCGAAAAAGGCAAATGGTCGGAGTTCACCATATCGCTGCCGAAATAA